One region of Stegostoma tigrinum isolate sSteTig4 chromosome 19, sSteTig4.hap1, whole genome shotgun sequence genomic DNA includes:
- the blcap gene encoding bladder cancer-associated protein, whose amino-acid sequence MYCLQWLLPVLLIPKPLNPALWFNHSMFMGFYLLSFLLERKPCTICALVFLAALFLICYSCWGNCFLYHCGGAPLPDSAHDPNIVGT is encoded by the coding sequence ATGTACTGTCTGCAGTGGCTGCTACCCGTCCTGCTCATCCCCAAACCCCTGAACCCGGCCCTGTGGTTCAACCACTCCATGTTCATGGGCTTCTACCTGCTGAGCTTCCTGCTGGAGAGGAAACCCTGCACCATCTGCGCGCTGGTTTTCCTGGCCGCCCTTTTCCTCATCTGCTACAGCTGCTGGGGGAACTGTTTCCTCTATCACTGCGGCGGAGCCCCGCTGCCTGACTCCGCTCACGACCCCAACATTGTGGGCACCTAG